The following is a genomic window from Candidatus Bathyarchaeota archaeon.
ACCTTCGCACTCTTTAAAATCTTTTTATAAACATCATCAGGTACAGTATTCAATTTTTCTTCGGTATCTTTTATGAGTTGTCTAAAAGTATCCATCTTCTCTTGAGTAATAAGAATCCTTCCACAATTTCTACATGAAACAGTCAGTAATTTATAAACAAGTTTAACAAAAGATACGTGAATAACAGGTTCAGCAAGTTCAATATGTCCAAAATGACCTGGACATGTTGTTGCTGTATTACCGCATGTTCTACATTTCTGTCTAGGTTCTAAAGTTCCGAGTCTTCCATCCATTAATCCTGAGGTTATGGGAACTCCATCTTCATCATAAGTATCGGCCGTTTGAATTTCTACTACCGATAATTTACGTAATTCTGTTGGTGATAATAATGAGAATCTTATGCAATCTACAGATTTGAATATTTCTTCCTCTAATGCCATCACTATTTCACGCACGCTCCCCTACTACCAGTCTTGGAGCAATACCAAGAGACATTAATTCTTGCATCAAAAGCTTGAAAGCATATGAGATCTCAACCGGAGATATTGTTGTTTTATCCCCACAAACTCTGCAAATATATTTGTTCTGTTTAATATCTTGATAAGCCAATAATCCACAATTTTCACAAGCCATTGCAATGTATTTATCTGATTCTTCTAATAACCTATCTCTAAGTAAAGCTGAAGCTCCATGACCTATTAAGCAGTCCCTCTCCATTTCTCCAAATCTAAGACCTCCGCCTCTAGCTCTTCCTTCTGTTGGTTGCCTAGTCAGCATCTGTACTTGCCCTCTTGCTCTTGCATGCATTTTATCAGAGACCATGTGATGTAGCTTCTGGTAATATACTACACCAACAAATATGTCTGCTACAAATTTGTTACCACTCATTCCATCATAGAAGACTTCTCTACCATTATGCTGAAAGCCTGATTTCAATAAACGATCTCGAAGGTCTGTAAGGTTCTCATTATCAAAAGGCGTCCCATCAACCATATTTCCCTCCAATGCAGCTACTTTTCCGGCTAAAGCTTCAATAAATTGTCCGATAGTCATTCTTGATGGAATTGCATGAGGATTAATTATAATATCAGGAACTATTCCATCTTCAGTAAAAGGCATATTTTCTTCAGAAACTAAAAGGCCTATAATTCCCTTCTGTCCATGTCTTGATGCAAATTTATCGCCCAATTCAGGTACACGTTCATTCCTTACTCTCACTTTGACTAACTTATTACCCTCGACTGATTCGGTCAAAAATACCTGATCAACTAATCCAGATTCGGATGGTCTTACACATGCAGAGGAGTCTCGTTTCGTTGGACCCCTTACTTCGAATTCTTTGTATTCCTCCAGAAATCTTGGAGGACTTGTTCTGCCTATAAGTACACTATTACCCTCTACTGATGATTCAACAGAAATTATGCCATCCTCTTCCAAAAGTTGATAGTATTTTTCACCCCGATAACCTCTTATCCCAGACTCTGGGACTTCGAATTTATCTCTAAGGCCACCTAAGTATTGTTTACAATCAGCTTCATACACTCTAAAAAATGTTGATCTAACAAGGCCTCTATCTATAGAAGATTTATTGAAAATAATTGCATCTTCCATATTGTATCCTTGGAAGGAAAGGATAGCTAATACACAATTTTGACCAGAAGGCCTATCATAATAATTCATTAAATCCATACCTTTTGTTGTAACTAACGGTTTTTCTGGATAATGTAGCAAGTGTGCTCTAGAATCAACTCTATTTGGGAAGTTTGTTGAAAAAATACCGAGTGCCTGTTTAGCCATAGCAGATTCATAAGCATTCCTCGGAGATTGATTATGCTCAGCATAAGGAATTATTGAAGCGCATATGCCCAATATTGAGTATGGAGCTATCTCAAGATGTGTTGTATCATTATTTACTTTATTTTTATCTAGAGCAATTAAAGCATTTTCTTCTTCATCTGCATCTAAATATTCTATGATGCCTTCTTTTATGAGGTCATCCCATGTTAATTCTTGTCTTGCGATTTTCTCAATGTGCTCATCATTTAATTTTATTTCTCCATCTTCAACGATAATAAGTGGTCTTCTAACTCTCCCAGAATCGCAATTTACATAAACCTCAGGCTTTCCCTTATCATCAGTTGGCATGTAACAAACTATATTAAGTTCTTGGCTAATTTTGCCTTCTCTTCTAAGTGTTCTAATTTTTTTAACTAAAGATTCCGGATCTTTACATAATCCAGCTATGATTCCCTCGACAATAACTCTAGCTCCAGTTTCCTTTAACTTTACATTGGCCTTCTCAATTCGTGTGATTTCCATCCCTCTTAATCTTTCAACTACCTCTCTTGGATCAGTACCAATCGAAATTATAGATGACAAAGCTAGATTTTTTACAAGACCGCAATTGGATCCTTCTGGTGTTTCATTAGGACACAATCTTCCCCAATGTGTTGGATGAAGGTCTCTGGCTTCAAGATTGGGTTGACTTCTGCTTAAAGGAGATTGTAATCTTCTTAGATGACTTAATGTTGATGAGAAATTAGTTCTATCCAAAAGTTGGGTTACTCCAACCCTTCCCCTTACCCAATTGCCAGTAGCCATTGAATGTTGTATTCTTTCGGTTATTATACCAGGCCTTGCAGCATTCGAAATCGAGAAGCCCATATGTTTTTTCAATGCGATTCTTTCAAGTTGATATTTCAAATCTCTTGTCAAATTTCTAAAAGCTATTCTAAAGAGTTCGGTAAGTAATGGTCCTGAAAGCCTTAATCTTTTATTTCCATAGTGATCTTTATCATCTTGAACTCTTCTTCCTTGTTTAAGAGATATTATCATATTTGCAATTTCTGCAAGAAAGCACGCTTTTTCAAGTCTATCATCCGTATTTCTTCCTAAATGCGGCATGAAATTCCTATCGAGGACAAATTCGGCTCTCTTCATTCGATATTCTGTTATCTGTCCAGGAGCTACTCTATTACCTATGAAAAGCAGGGCATCTTTAGCTCCGATTATTCCCACAGCTTTTTCGAATGAACTCTCAAGTTCATTTTGGATTGTTGGATCGCCAGAAACCATTTCAACTATCTTAGCATCCTCTTCTACCCCTAATGCCTTCATCATTACTATCAATGGTAAATCAGATGGTATTCCAGGCATTGACACATGGATTGCACCATCTTTTTTCATAGTAATCTCTATTCTTGCTCTGAAACCAACAGTAGTTGAGAAAATTTTTGCTTTATGGCTAATATTTTTACCAGATTGCTCAACATCCAATAATATTTTGTTTGGAGCCAAATCTTCTAATGCAACTATCACTCTCTCTGATCCATTTACTATAAAGTAGCCCCCAGGATCCAGTGGATCCTCCCCAATTTTGATTAATTCTTCTTCTGATAATTTTGATAACGGACATATCTTGGATTTGAGTAAGACAGGAAAATCTCCGATATAAACGATTTCATTCTCTCCTTCTCGATTACTAATTATTTGAGTCATTTCTAAGTAAAGAGGTGCTGCATAAGTTAGGTTCCTTATGCGAGCTTCCATTGGGTAAGTCTTTCTTTCAGAGCCATCTACTTCTGTTACTCTTGGGGATCCTATCTCAACCTTCCCAAGCTTTATTTTAAATGGTTGTTCTTCAATCTCTATGGATATTTCCCCGATTTCGTCTATTATTTCTTGAAAACCATTCTCTACAAATTCATTGTAGGAATCAATATGTTGCCTAACTAATCCTATTTCTTTTAAGTAAGATCTCATCAAATTCCATAAATCATGATTAGATAATGAATTCATAACATAATCAACCTTCAACAACATACCTATAATTTACACTTGATCCTGCAGTCAGGCTTTTTCTTGTTACTTTTAGAATATCTCCAGGTTTAGCCCCAATGAATTCAACTACAGGATCGGATAATTTGATATATGGTAACTGATACGGTTTAATATGATATTTATTTTGCACATCCTCAATTTCTGAGTTTGTTAGTATTTCGTGCCTAGGTACAAGGTTGTGTTCGAAAAGATTGAATTTACTTTTTTCAATAACACGTTTAACCAAACAGTTGAGACTCTCCAATATTGCGATAGAATAAGCCACAAAAATTGTTTTATGAGCATCTTAAAGCAAAACCAACATGTTAATAAATATTGCGTAAAAAATCTTTGTTAAGCGTTTTTATTGTGGGGCGCAAATATCGAATAAATTGAGTTGAAATGTATTGGATCCATTGATGCGAGCAATAATTGATATTTGTATCCTGCTTTTCTTTGCAAAACTAATGGGAATTCTTTTTCAAAAAATTGGCCTTCCTGAAAATATCGGTTTTCTTTTTACAGGTTTCTTGTTAGGTCCATCATTATTTGGCTCCATAAATTTCGCTGATTTTGATCTAATAGAATTAAACGATTATGTAATAATCTTCGCAAGATTGGGTTCAATATTACTTCTATTTCTTGTAGGTTTGAATATATCGTTTGTTGAGTATAGAGCTAATAAAATTAATTTAGTTGCCCTAGGGCTTCTTGGCGCTGTAGCACCTTTAATATTTGGAATTATCCTGTATCGATTAATTGAAAGAGATTTAATAGCCATACTGATCGTATCAGCTGTATTAGCAACCTCAAGTCTTCAACTAATATCAAGTTCGTTAAGAACTACTCTTTCCCCAGCCAGACTGAAGATTGCGACTAATATAATTGTAGTGGATAACATTATAGGAGTTCTAATTCTATCGGTAATAATAGCAATAATTGAAAAGGGGCCGCCTTACTCTTTCTTGAG
Proteins encoded in this region:
- a CDS encoding DNA-directed RNA polymerase subunit B: MNSLSNHDLWNLMRSYLKEIGLVRQHIDSYNEFVENGFQEIIDEIGEISIEIEEQPFKIKLGKVEIGSPRVTEVDGSERKTYPMEARIRNLTYAAPLYLEMTQIISNREGENEIVYIGDFPVLLKSKICPLSKLSEEELIKIGEDPLDPGGYFIVNGSERVIVALEDLAPNKILLDVEQSGKNISHKAKIFSTTVGFRARIEITMKKDGAIHVSMPGIPSDLPLIVMMKALGVEEDAKIVEMVSGDPTIQNELESSFEKAVGIIGAKDALLFIGNRVAPGQITEYRMKRAEFVLDRNFMPHLGRNTDDRLEKACFLAEIANMIISLKQGRRVQDDKDHYGNKRLRLSGPLLTELFRIAFRNLTRDLKYQLERIALKKHMGFSISNAARPGIITERIQHSMATGNWVRGRVGVTQLLDRTNFSSTLSHLRRLQSPLSRSQPNLEARDLHPTHWGRLCPNETPEGSNCGLVKNLALSSIISIGTDPREVVERLRGMEITRIEKANVKLKETGARVIVEGIIAGLCKDPESLVKKIRTLRREGKISQELNIVCYMPTDDKGKPEVYVNCDSGRVRRPLIIVEDGEIKLNDEHIEKIARQELTWDDLIKEGIIEYLDADEEENALIALDKNKVNNDTTHLEIAPYSILGICASIIPYAEHNQSPRNAYESAMAKQALGIFSTNFPNRVDSRAHLLHYPEKPLVTTKGMDLMNYYDRPSGQNCVLAILSFQGYNMEDAIIFNKSSIDRGLVRSTFFRVYEADCKQYLGGLRDKFEVPESGIRGYRGEKYYQLLEEDGIISVESSVEGNSVLIGRTSPPRFLEEYKEFEVRGPTKRDSSACVRPSESGLVDQVFLTESVEGNKLVKVRVRNERVPELGDKFASRHGQKGIIGLLVSEENMPFTEDGIVPDIIINPHAIPSRMTIGQFIEALAGKVAALEGNMVDGTPFDNENLTDLRDRLLKSGFQHNGREVFYDGMSGNKFVADIFVGVVYYQKLHHMVSDKMHARARGQVQMLTRQPTEGRARGGGLRFGEMERDCLIGHGASALLRDRLLEESDKYIAMACENCGLLAYQDIKQNKYICRVCGDKTTISPVEISYAFKLLMQELMSLGIAPRLVVGERA
- a CDS encoding DNA-directed RNA polymerase subunit H, yielding MVKRVIEKSKFNLFEHNLVPRHEILTNSEIEDVQNKYHIKPYQLPYIKLSDPVVEFIGAKPGDILKVTRKSLTAGSSVNYRYVVEG